The following are encoded in a window of Mycolicibacterium tusciae JS617 genomic DNA:
- a CDS encoding acyl-CoA dehydrogenase family protein yields the protein MSIWHTPEREQLRKTVRAFAEREILPNVEEWERTGMLPRELHRKAGDAGLLGAGLPEAVGGGGGDGADAVVICEEMHYSGAPGGVFASLFTCGISVPHMIASGDARLIDTYVRPTLSGDLIGSLAITEPGGGSDVGHLTTRAVRDGDDYVINGAKTYITSGVRADYVVTAARTGGPGAAGVSLIVVDKGTPGLEVTRKLDKMGWRSSDTAELSYTDVRVPAANLIGGENTGFFQIAGAFVSERVGLAAQAYASAQRCLDLTVEWCRNRETFGRPLISRQSVQNSLAEMARRVDVARVYTRNIVERQLAGAAPAATSDGVETNLIAEVCFAKNTAVEAGEWVANQAVQLFGGMGYMTESEVERQYRDMRILGIGGGTTEILTSLAAKTLGFQS from the coding sequence TTGAGCATCTGGCACACCCCGGAACGGGAACAACTAAGAAAGACGGTGCGGGCGTTCGCGGAACGCGAGATCCTGCCCAACGTCGAGGAGTGGGAGCGCACCGGCATGCTTCCGCGCGAGCTGCACCGCAAGGCAGGCGACGCAGGCTTACTGGGAGCGGGCCTGCCCGAAGCGGTCGGCGGAGGCGGCGGTGACGGCGCGGATGCGGTGGTCATCTGCGAGGAAATGCACTACTCCGGGGCGCCGGGCGGCGTCTTCGCCTCGTTGTTCACCTGCGGCATCTCCGTACCGCACATGATCGCCTCCGGCGACGCGCGATTGATCGACACCTACGTGCGGCCGACGCTAAGCGGCGATCTGATCGGCAGCCTCGCCATCACCGAACCGGGCGGCGGTTCGGACGTCGGGCACCTGACCACCCGCGCTGTACGCGATGGTGACGACTACGTGATCAACGGCGCAAAGACCTACATCACCTCGGGTGTGCGAGCCGATTACGTGGTGACCGCCGCACGCACGGGCGGCCCAGGCGCGGCAGGCGTTTCGCTGATCGTCGTCGACAAGGGCACACCAGGATTGGAGGTCACCCGCAAGCTGGACAAGATGGGCTGGCGGTCCAGCGACACCGCCGAACTGAGCTACACCGACGTCCGGGTCCCCGCGGCCAACCTCATCGGCGGGGAGAACACGGGTTTCTTCCAGATCGCAGGCGCATTCGTCTCAGAACGCGTCGGCCTGGCCGCGCAGGCGTATGCAAGCGCGCAACGTTGCCTCGATCTGACCGTCGAGTGGTGTCGCAACCGCGAGACCTTCGGCAGGCCGCTGATCTCGCGGCAGTCGGTGCAGAACTCGCTGGCCGAGATGGCGCGGCGGGTCGACGTGGCCCGCGTGTACACGCGCAACATTGTCGAGCGGCAACTCGCGGGAGCCGCTCCGGCGGCGACATCAGACGGAGTTGAAACCAACTTGATCGCCGAGGTGTGCTTCGCCAAGAACACCGCCGTCGAAGCGGGCGAGTGGGTGGCCAATCAGGCGGTGCAGCTGTTCGGTGGCATGGGGTACATGACCGAGTCGGAGGTGGAGCGGCAGTACCGCGACATGCGCATCCTCGGCATCGGCGGCGGTACGACGGAGATCCTCACCAGCCTCGCGGCGAAAACCCTTGGCTTCCAGTCATGA
- a CDS encoding acyl-CoA dehydrogenase family protein: MSGFIETEEQQALRKAVAAMAANYGESYYLDKARAGEHTTELWSEAGKLGFIGVNLPEEYGGGGAGMYELSLVMEEMSAAGCALLLMVVSPAINGTIISKFGTDEQKKRWIPGIADGSITMAFAITEPDAGSNSHRITTTARRDGSDWILSGQKVFISGVDQAQAVLIVGRTFREDGDHKTGNLKPALFVVPTDTPGMSWTKIDMEIVSPENQFQLFLDEMRLPADALVGSEDAAIAQLFAGLNPERIMGAASAVGMGRFAINKATEYVKTRQVWKTPIGAHQGLSHPLAQNHIEIELAKLMMQKAATLYDLGDDGGAAEAANMAKYAAGEASVRAVDQAVQSLGGNGLTKEYGIASVLTASRLARIAPVSREMILNFVAQTSLGLPRSY, from the coding sequence ATGAGCGGTTTCATAGAAACCGAAGAACAGCAGGCGCTGCGCAAGGCCGTCGCCGCGATGGCCGCCAACTATGGTGAGAGTTACTACCTGGACAAGGCGCGCGCGGGTGAGCACACCACCGAGTTATGGAGTGAAGCAGGCAAACTCGGCTTCATCGGGGTCAATCTTCCCGAGGAGTACGGCGGCGGCGGGGCCGGGATGTATGAGTTGTCACTCGTCATGGAGGAGATGTCGGCCGCCGGCTGCGCCCTGCTCTTGATGGTGGTCTCCCCCGCGATCAACGGGACCATCATTTCCAAGTTCGGCACCGACGAGCAGAAGAAACGGTGGATACCCGGCATCGCCGACGGCTCGATCACCATGGCGTTCGCGATCACCGAACCCGATGCGGGCTCCAACAGCCACCGCATCACCACCACCGCGCGGCGTGACGGCAGCGACTGGATCCTGTCCGGTCAGAAGGTGTTCATCTCGGGCGTCGACCAGGCCCAGGCGGTGCTCATCGTCGGCCGCACCTTCCGGGAAGACGGAGATCACAAGACCGGCAATCTCAAGCCCGCGCTGTTCGTGGTGCCCACCGACACGCCGGGCATGTCGTGGACCAAGATCGACATGGAGATCGTCAGCCCCGAGAATCAGTTCCAACTGTTCCTCGACGAGATGCGACTGCCCGCCGACGCACTCGTCGGCTCCGAAGACGCTGCGATCGCGCAGTTGTTCGCCGGACTCAACCCCGAGCGCATCATGGGTGCCGCCAGCGCGGTGGGCATGGGCCGTTTCGCCATCAACAAGGCCACCGAGTACGTCAAGACGCGGCAGGTGTGGAAGACGCCCATCGGCGCGCATCAGGGTCTGTCACATCCATTGGCGCAGAACCACATCGAGATCGAGCTGGCGAAGCTGATGATGCAGAAGGCCGCGACACTGTACGACCTCGGCGACGACGGTGGCGCCGCGGAAGCCGCCAACATGGCCAAATACGCTGCGGGTGAGGCGTCCGTGCGCGCGGTCGACCAGGCCGTGCAGAGCCTCGGCGGCAACGGCCTGACCAAGGAGTACGGCATCGCCTCCGTGCTGACGGCGTCGCGGTTGGCCCGCATCGCACCTGTCAGCCGGGAGATGATCCTCAATTTCGTCGCGCAGACCTCGCTGGGTCTGCCACGCTCGTACTGA
- a CDS encoding SDR family oxidoreductase: MSREILVTGAIGTLGSQVVAAALAAGHRVRALSRRDHTDDTPVRWHRGDLLEGTGIDAAVDGVDVIVNCATQPTGDKDVTSMQNLTSAVRRTGAGHLVHVSIVGIDRIPLPYYKTKLRVEQVLQRSGAGHTVLRATQFHDLIHTSFSIQRYSPVLWALRDVRFQPIDTRDVANRLVELIDAEPAGRVPDIGGPTVHTHAELARIYLTAHGGRRKVVSVPLPGRIVAGYRKGANLATDNPVGTTEFADYAAAAE, encoded by the coding sequence ATGTCACGCGAAATCCTGGTCACCGGAGCGATCGGCACACTCGGCAGCCAGGTGGTGGCCGCCGCGCTCGCGGCCGGGCATCGGGTGCGTGCGCTGAGCCGGCGCGATCACACCGACGACACGCCGGTGCGATGGCACCGCGGCGACCTGCTCGAGGGCACCGGAATCGACGCAGCGGTCGATGGCGTGGACGTGATCGTCAACTGCGCCACCCAGCCGACCGGCGACAAAGACGTCACCTCGATGCAGAACCTCACGTCCGCGGTGCGGCGGACAGGTGCCGGTCATCTTGTGCACGTGTCGATTGTCGGCATCGACCGAATCCCGCTGCCCTACTACAAAACGAAGTTGCGTGTCGAACAGGTGCTCCAGCGCTCCGGTGCCGGCCACACGGTGCTGCGCGCCACGCAGTTTCACGACCTGATCCACACCTCCTTCTCGATCCAGCGATACTCCCCCGTCCTGTGGGCGCTGCGCGATGTCCGGTTCCAGCCGATCGACACCCGCGACGTCGCGAACCGGCTCGTCGAGTTGATCGACGCCGAGCCCGCAGGCCGGGTGCCGGACATCGGCGGGCCGACGGTGCACACCCACGCGGAGTTGGCGCGGATCTACCTGACCGCGCACGGCGGCCGCCGCAAGGTGGTTTCGGTACCTCTTCCGGGACGGATCGTTGCTGGCTATCGGAAGGGCGCGAACCTCGCGACCGACAACCCCGTCGGCACCACCGAGTTTGCCGACTACGCGGCCGCCGCGGAATGA
- a CDS encoding enoyl-CoA hydratase family protein has protein sequence MSALVRYTVEGSVARLTLDSPENRNALSTALVNQLHQGLTAATEEAGVRAVVLDHTGGTFCAGADLAQASSGADPVEVAADRARELTRLLRRIIELPVPVIAAIDGHVRAGGLGLVGACDIAVAGQSSTFALTEARIGVAPSIISLTLLPKMSSRAAGRYFMTGEKFGAAEAADIGLITIAADDVEATVTTLTAEIGKASPQGLAASKALTTAPLLAAFDRDAEALTRQSAELFVSEEAREGMLAFLQKRAPNWVR, from the coding sequence ATGAGTGCACTCGTCCGCTACACCGTCGAAGGCAGCGTCGCGCGCCTGACGCTGGACTCACCGGAGAACCGCAACGCCCTGTCCACGGCACTGGTGAACCAGCTGCATCAAGGGCTGACAGCCGCGACCGAGGAGGCCGGCGTCCGGGCGGTGGTGCTCGACCACACCGGCGGAACGTTCTGCGCAGGAGCTGATCTCGCGCAAGCTTCTTCGGGGGCCGACCCCGTCGAGGTTGCCGCCGACCGGGCGCGCGAACTGACCCGGCTGCTGCGCCGGATCATCGAGCTCCCGGTGCCGGTGATCGCGGCGATCGACGGACACGTCCGCGCGGGTGGGCTGGGACTGGTCGGCGCATGCGACATCGCGGTGGCGGGTCAGTCGAGCACGTTCGCGCTGACCGAAGCCCGCATTGGTGTTGCGCCGTCGATCATTTCGCTGACCCTGTTGCCGAAAATGAGCAGCCGCGCCGCGGGCCGGTACTTCATGACCGGCGAGAAGTTCGGCGCCGCAGAGGCCGCGGACATCGGCCTCATCACGATCGCCGCCGACGACGTCGAGGCGACGGTGACGACCCTTACCGCTGAGATCGGCAAGGCCTCGCCGCAGGGGCTGGCGGCGTCGAAGGCACTGACCACCGCGCCGCTGCTAGCGGCGTTCGACCGCGACGCCGAGGCACTGACCCGACAGTCCGCCGAGTTGTTCGTCTCCGAGGAGGCCAGAGAGGGCATGCTGGCGTTCCTGCAGAAGCGCGCGCCGAACTGGGTCAGGTAG
- a CDS encoding DUF1707 SHOCT-like domain-containing protein yields MTTPASRNGSMRAADTDRIQMAQLLSDAAAQGRLPLREYEERLGRAYAAQTYEELDRLSADLPGAVTRGRSGGPVRPAPSTMLLAIMSGFERRGRWNVPERLTTFALFGGGVVDLRYADFTSPDVEIHSYSIFGGQTILIPPEVNVDLRGVGVMGVFEQSVSGEGSPGAPCVRIRGFSLWGSVGVKRKQRKSA; encoded by the coding sequence ATGACCACTCCAGCGTCCCGGAACGGTTCGATGCGCGCTGCGGACACTGATCGTATTCAGATGGCGCAGCTGCTCAGCGATGCCGCGGCTCAGGGCCGATTGCCGCTGCGCGAATACGAAGAACGCCTGGGCAGGGCCTATGCCGCGCAGACGTATGAAGAGCTCGACCGGCTCTCCGCCGACCTGCCCGGCGCGGTCACGCGGGGCCGTAGCGGCGGCCCCGTCCGGCCCGCTCCGTCGACGATGCTCCTGGCGATCATGAGCGGCTTCGAGCGTCGCGGCCGCTGGAACGTACCGGAACGGTTGACCACGTTTGCTCTGTTCGGCGGCGGCGTGGTCGATTTGCGCTACGCCGACTTCACGTCACCAGACGTCGAGATTCACTCCTACTCGATCTTCGGCGGGCAGACCATCCTGATACCGCCCGAGGTGAACGTCGACTTGCGCGGTGTCGGGGTGATGGGCGTCTTCGAGCAGAGCGTGAGCGGCGAGGGCTCACCGGGCGCGCCATGCGTGCGCATCCGCGGCTTCTCGCTGTGGGGCAGCGTCGGAGTCAAGCGCAAGCAGCGCAAGAGCGCTTAG
- a CDS encoding biotin carboxylase N-terminal domain-containing protein — protein MITRVLVANRGEIARRVFATCRRLGIGTVAVYTDPDAASPHVAEADARVRLNGTRGYLDTAQLIAAARAAGADAIHPGYGFLSENAEFASAVADAGLTWIGPPVAAVAAMGSKIEAKKMMAAAGVPVLTELDPDTVTAEQLPVLIKASAGGGGRGMRVVDELSALAGQVKAAGREAQSAFGDPTVFCERYLATGHHVEVQVMADQHGTVWAVGERECSIQRRHQKIIEEAPSPLVDRTEGMRAKLFEASRLAAEAIGYTGAGTVEFMADEFGDFFFLEMNTRLQVEHPVTEATTGLDLVELQLHVADGGRLDPEPPPTRGYSIEARLYAEDPAKNWQPQAGTVHRFEVPAAAEFDPVVRGVRVDTGIVDGSEVSIFYDPMLAKVISWATTRRQGAAVLADALNRSRIHGIRTNRDLLVNVLRHPAFLDGATDTSFFDTHGLDRLAAPLADDRAVALSAVAAALADGAHNRFQATVFASAPSGWRNIPSGFQTKPYRADSGDELVMRYRYTRTGVVLPDHDDVTVVAAAPGRVVLSVSGVERAFEIARYSSDVCVDSALGPVHLIALPRFGDPDAAVAQGSLLAPMPGSVLRIGAAVGDSVTAGQPLVWLEAMKMEHTVTSPGDGILAELNVEVGQQVDVGFALARVLAPVDDQGGNA, from the coding sequence ATGATCACTCGAGTGCTGGTCGCCAACCGCGGCGAGATCGCCCGTCGGGTGTTCGCCACCTGCCGCCGCCTGGGGATCGGGACCGTCGCCGTCTACACCGATCCCGACGCGGCGTCTCCACATGTGGCCGAGGCCGACGCCCGGGTGCGACTCAACGGCACCCGGGGCTACCTGGACACAGCACAGCTGATCGCCGCCGCACGAGCGGCCGGCGCTGACGCGATCCACCCCGGGTACGGGTTCCTCTCGGAGAACGCCGAATTCGCCTCGGCTGTGGCCGATGCCGGCCTGACCTGGATTGGTCCGCCGGTGGCGGCGGTCGCCGCGATGGGCTCCAAAATCGAGGCCAAGAAGATGATGGCGGCCGCGGGCGTACCGGTGCTCACCGAACTCGACCCCGACACCGTGACCGCCGAACAGTTGCCGGTGTTGATCAAGGCATCGGCTGGCGGTGGCGGCCGTGGTATGCGGGTGGTCGACGAATTGTCAGCGCTGGCCGGGCAAGTGAAAGCCGCGGGCCGCGAAGCCCAGTCGGCCTTCGGCGATCCGACGGTGTTCTGCGAGCGCTACCTGGCCACCGGCCATCACGTAGAGGTCCAGGTGATGGCGGACCAACACGGCACCGTATGGGCTGTCGGCGAACGCGAATGCTCGATTCAGCGGCGTCATCAGAAGATCATCGAAGAGGCTCCCTCGCCGCTGGTCGACCGCACCGAAGGTATGCGCGCCAAGCTTTTCGAAGCCTCCCGACTGGCGGCGGAGGCCATCGGCTACACCGGCGCGGGCACCGTCGAGTTCATGGCAGACGAATTCGGCGACTTCTTCTTCCTCGAGATGAACACCAGGCTCCAGGTCGAACATCCCGTCACCGAAGCCACCACCGGACTGGACCTCGTCGAGTTGCAGTTGCATGTCGCCGACGGCGGGCGACTGGACCCCGAACCTCCGCCAACGCGCGGATACTCGATCGAAGCGAGGCTCTACGCCGAAGACCCGGCGAAGAACTGGCAGCCGCAGGCCGGTACCGTGCACCGCTTCGAGGTACCCGCCGCCGCCGAGTTCGATCCAGTCGTGCGCGGTGTACGTGTCGACACGGGCATCGTGGACGGCTCGGAGGTGTCGATCTTTTACGACCCCATGCTGGCCAAGGTCATCTCGTGGGCCACCACGCGGCGACAGGGCGCGGCCGTCCTGGCAGATGCATTGAACCGCAGCCGAATCCACGGCATCCGGACCAACCGCGACCTGTTGGTCAACGTGCTGCGGCATCCGGCATTCCTCGACGGCGCCACCGACACGTCGTTCTTCGACACCCACGGCCTCGACCGGCTGGCCGCACCATTGGCCGACGATCGCGCTGTTGCACTGTCCGCGGTCGCCGCGGCGCTGGCCGATGGTGCGCATAACCGCTTCCAGGCAACGGTATTCGCTTCAGCTCCAAGCGGCTGGCGCAACATCCCCTCCGGTTTCCAGACCAAGCCCTACCGCGCCGACAGCGGTGACGAGTTGGTGATGCGTTACCGCTACACCCGCACCGGCGTGGTCCTCCCCGACCACGACGATGTCACCGTCGTGGCGGCCGCCCCGGGACGCGTCGTGCTCTCGGTCTCCGGCGTGGAGCGAGCCTTCGAAATCGCGAGGTACTCGTCGGACGTATGTGTCGACTCTGCTCTGGGCCCCGTGCATCTCATTGCCCTGCCCCGCTTCGGTGATCCCGACGCCGCCGTCGCGCAGGGGTCACTGCTGGCACCCATGCCGGGGTCGGTGCTGCGCATCGGCGCCGCGGTCGGCGACTCGGTCACCGCCGGACAGCCGTTGGTGTGGCTGGAGGCGATGAAGATGGAGCACACGGTGACCTCACCCGGTGACGGAATCCTCGCCGAGCTCAACGTCGAGGTCGGCCAGCAGGTCGACGTCGGCTTCGCATTGGCCCGAGTACTCGCCCCAGTGGACGACCAGGGAGGAAACGCATGA
- a CDS encoding VWA domain-containing protein, with translation MAKRTSRYSRYTGGPDPLAPPIDLREALEQIGQDVMEGSSPRRALSELMRRGTENMRGADKLAAEANRRRREMLQRNNLDGTLAEVKKLLDEAVLAERKELARALDDDARFNEMRIESLPPSPAKAVQELADYDWRSDEAREKYDQIKDLLGREMLDQRFAGMKQAMENATDEDRQRVNEMLDDLNDLLDKHAKGEDSPDDFQNFMDKHGEFFPENPRNVEELLDSLAKRAAAAQRFRNSLSADQRAELDALAQQAFGSPSLMNALNKLDGHLQAARPGEDWDGSSRFSGDNPMGMGEGTQAMADIAELEELAESLSQSYAGATMEDVDLDMLARQLGDEAAVDAATLAELERALVNQGFLDRGSDGQWRLSPKAMRQLGQAALRDVAQQLSGRHGERDTRRAGAAGELTGATRPWAFGDTEPWNVTRTLTNTVLRQAGTGGVDMPLKFTVEDVEISETETRTQAAVALLVDTSFSMVMENRWLPMKRTALALSHLISTRFRSDALEIIAFGRYARTVSTAELTGLEGVYEQGTNLHHALALAGRHLRRHPNAQPVLLVVTDGEPTAHLESYGGGGGADSAAQPPGVFFDYPPHPRTIAHTVKGFDDMAGLGAQVTIFRLGSDPGLAKFIDQVARRVEGRVVVPDLDGLGAAVVGDYLRSRRRR, from the coding sequence ATGGCTAAACGTACTTCGCGGTACTCGCGATACACCGGCGGGCCCGATCCACTGGCCCCGCCGATCGATCTGCGCGAGGCGCTCGAGCAGATCGGCCAGGACGTCATGGAGGGCAGCTCGCCGCGACGCGCCCTGTCCGAGCTGATGCGCCGTGGCACGGAGAACATGCGCGGCGCCGACAAGCTCGCCGCCGAGGCCAACCGCCGTCGTCGGGAAATGTTGCAGCGCAACAACCTCGACGGCACCCTCGCCGAGGTCAAGAAGCTGCTCGACGAAGCCGTGCTGGCCGAGCGCAAGGAGTTGGCCCGGGCGCTGGACGACGATGCGCGGTTCAACGAGATGCGCATCGAGTCGTTGCCGCCGTCACCCGCGAAGGCCGTGCAGGAGCTCGCCGACTACGACTGGCGCAGCGACGAGGCGCGCGAAAAGTACGACCAGATCAAGGATCTGCTCGGCCGCGAGATGCTCGACCAGCGGTTCGCAGGCATGAAGCAGGCGATGGAGAACGCCACCGACGAAGACCGCCAGCGCGTCAACGAGATGCTCGACGATCTCAACGACCTGCTGGACAAGCACGCCAAGGGCGAGGATTCGCCGGACGACTTCCAGAATTTCATGGATAAGCACGGCGAGTTCTTCCCGGAGAATCCGCGCAACGTCGAGGAGCTGCTGGACTCCTTGGCCAAGCGGGCCGCCGCCGCGCAGCGCTTCCGCAACAGCCTGTCTGCGGATCAGCGGGCCGAGTTGGATGCGTTGGCGCAGCAGGCATTCGGCTCACCATCGCTGATGAATGCGCTCAACAAGCTCGACGGGCACCTACAGGCGGCACGGCCCGGTGAGGACTGGGATGGGTCGTCGCGGTTCTCCGGTGACAACCCGATGGGCATGGGCGAGGGCACCCAGGCGATGGCCGACATCGCCGAACTCGAAGAGCTTGCCGAGTCGCTCTCGCAGAGCTACGCGGGCGCCACGATGGAGGACGTCGACCTGGACATGCTTGCCCGTCAACTCGGCGACGAAGCCGCAGTCGACGCCGCGACGCTCGCAGAACTCGAGCGGGCACTGGTGAACCAGGGATTCCTGGATCGTGGCTCGGACGGGCAATGGAGACTGTCGCCGAAAGCGATGCGCCAGCTCGGGCAGGCTGCGTTGCGGGATGTGGCGCAACAACTTTCGGGACGGCATGGTGAGCGTGACACCCGTAGGGCGGGCGCGGCAGGCGAGTTGACCGGTGCGACGCGACCGTGGGCGTTCGGTGACACCGAACCCTGGAACGTCACGCGTACGCTGACGAACACGGTGCTGCGCCAGGCCGGCACCGGCGGCGTCGACATGCCGCTGAAGTTCACCGTCGAAGACGTCGAGATCTCTGAGACCGAGACACGCACGCAGGCCGCGGTGGCGCTGCTGGTGGACACCTCGTTCTCGATGGTGATGGAGAACCGGTGGCTGCCGATGAAACGCACCGCGCTGGCATTGAGCCACCTGATCAGCACGAGATTTCGATCGGATGCGTTGGAGATCATCGCCTTCGGCCGCTATGCGCGCACTGTCTCCACAGCCGAATTGACCGGACTGGAGGGCGTCTACGAGCAGGGCACCAACCTGCACCACGCGCTGGCACTGGCCGGTCGGCACCTGCGCCGTCATCCCAACGCACAGCCGGTGCTGCTCGTGGTGACCGACGGTGAACCGACCGCGCATCTGGAGTCATATGGCGGCGGTGGGGGAGCTGACTCGGCCGCCCAGCCGCCGGGAGTGTTCTTCGACTACCCGCCCCACCCGCGCACCATCGCCCACACGGTGAAGGGTTTCGACGACATGGCAGGGCTGGGCGCGCAGGTGACGATCTTCCGGTTGGGCAGCGATCCGGGACTTGCGAAGTTCATCGACCAGGTCGCTCGGCGCGTGGAGGGCCGCGTCGTGGTGCCCGATCTGGACGGTTTGGGTGCCGCGGTGGTGGGCGACTACTTGCGGTCGCGGAGGCGTCGGTAG
- a CDS encoding acyl-CoA carboxylase subunit beta, with amino-acid sequence MTALKSTLDPRSAAFSEAADVMIAKLAELDTEHAKALAGGGEKYVKRHHDRGKMTARERIEMLLDADSPFLELSPLAAWGTDFTVGASVVTGIGVIEGVECLVVSNDPTVKGGTSNPWTLKKILRANQIALQNRLPLVSLVESGGADLPTQKEIFIPGGQMFRDLTRLSAAGIPTIALVFGNSTAGGAYIPGMSDHVVMIKERSKVFLAGPPLVKMATGEESDDESLGGAEMHARISGLGDYFAVDELDAIRVGRRIVARLNWRKQGPPPGPATEPLFDPEELVGIVPGDLRIPFDPRDVIARIVDGSDFDEFKPLYGGSLVTGWATLYGYPIGILANHRGVLFSEESQKATQFIQLANRADTPLLFLHNTTGYMVGKKYEEGGMIKHGSMMINAVSNSGVPHISLLIGASYGAGHYGMCGRAYDPRFLFAWPSSKSAVMGGTQLAGVLSIVSRAAAEARGQQVDEDADAALRAAVEAQIEAESLPMFLSGRLYDDGVIDPRDTRTILGMCLSAIANGPIKGTSNFGVFRM; translated from the coding sequence ATGACCGCGCTGAAGTCGACGCTGGACCCGAGGTCCGCGGCGTTCTCCGAAGCCGCCGACGTGATGATCGCCAAGCTCGCCGAACTGGACACCGAACACGCCAAGGCGCTGGCCGGCGGCGGTGAGAAGTACGTAAAACGACATCACGACCGCGGAAAGATGACGGCGCGGGAGCGCATCGAGATGCTGCTCGACGCCGATTCACCGTTCCTCGAACTCAGCCCACTGGCCGCATGGGGCACCGACTTCACAGTCGGCGCCAGCGTCGTGACGGGCATCGGGGTGATCGAAGGTGTCGAGTGCCTCGTCGTGTCCAACGACCCGACGGTCAAGGGCGGCACCAGCAATCCGTGGACCTTGAAGAAGATCCTGCGCGCCAATCAGATCGCGCTCCAGAACCGGCTGCCGCTGGTGTCGCTGGTCGAGTCCGGTGGCGCCGACCTGCCGACGCAGAAAGAGATCTTCATTCCGGGCGGCCAGATGTTCCGGGACCTCACCCGCCTCTCCGCGGCAGGCATCCCCACCATCGCGCTGGTCTTCGGCAACTCGACCGCGGGCGGCGCCTACATCCCGGGCATGTCGGACCACGTCGTGATGATCAAGGAACGGTCCAAGGTCTTCCTGGCCGGGCCGCCGCTGGTGAAGATGGCGACCGGCGAGGAATCCGATGACGAATCGCTCGGCGGCGCCGAGATGCACGCCCGCATTTCGGGACTCGGTGACTACTTCGCCGTCGACGAGCTCGATGCGATTCGCGTCGGCCGTCGCATCGTCGCGAGGCTGAACTGGCGTAAACAGGGACCGCCACCAGGGCCTGCCACCGAGCCACTGTTCGACCCCGAGGAGCTGGTCGGCATCGTGCCCGGCGATCTGCGCATTCCGTTCGATCCGCGCGATGTCATCGCCCGCATCGTCGACGGCTCGGACTTCGACGAGTTCAAACCTCTCTACGGTGGCTCGCTGGTGACCGGCTGGGCCACCCTGTACGGCTATCCGATCGGCATTTTGGCCAACCACCGCGGCGTGCTGTTCTCCGAGGAGTCGCAGAAGGCCACCCAATTCATCCAGCTCGCGAACCGCGCCGACACCCCGCTGTTGTTCCTGCACAACACGACCGGCTACATGGTCGGCAAGAAATACGAGGAAGGCGGGATGATCAAGCATGGCTCGATGATGATCAACGCCGTCTCGAATTCAGGAGTGCCGCACATCTCCCTGCTGATCGGCGCCTCCTACGGTGCCGGTCACTACGGCATGTGCGGCCGGGCCTACGATCCACGGTTCCTGTTCGCCTGGCCCAGTTCCAAGTCCGCGGTCATGGGCGGCACGCAGCTGGCGGGCGTGTTGTCGATCGTCAGCCGGGCCGCCGCCGAGGCCCGCGGCCAGCAAGTCGACGAGGATGCGGACGCCGCGCTGCGCGCCGCCGTCGAGGCGCAGATCGAGGCGGAGTCACTGCCGATGTTCCTGTCCGGCAGGCTCTACGACGACGGCGTGATCGACCCTCGCGACACCCGCACCATATTGGGAATGTGCCTGTCCGCCATCGCGAATGGCCCGATCAAGGGGACGTCGAACTTCGGCGTCTTCCGGATGTGA